The Salinibaculum sp. SYNS191 genome has a window encoding:
- a CDS encoding HalOD1 output domain-containing protein, whose translation MNRNGHIGRRREIRAGEGATDGVVMAVSEMLEVDPITLDPLTRTVDADALDALYESMGPDGRISFRYADCEVTVTGDGMVEVASCESQ comes from the coding sequence ATGAACAGAAACGGCCACATCGGGAGGCGGCGAGAGATACGGGCCGGCGAAGGGGCCACGGATGGGGTGGTCATGGCCGTGAGCGAGATGCTCGAGGTCGACCCCATCACCCTCGACCCGCTGACGAGGACCGTCGACGCCGACGCGCTGGACGCACTCTACGAGAGCATGGGACCGGACGGACGCATCTCCTTCCGGTACGCGGACTGTGAGGTGACCGTGACGGGTGACGGGATGGTGGAAGTGGCCTCGTGCGAGAGTCAGTAA
- a CDS encoding transcription factor S: MQFCDDCGSMMQPEGDEMVCSSCGARTGKDEEVAADFVSTEEQSGEEVIETEEGANFEGKPTADDATCEDCGHGVAWYTIKQTGSADEPPTRFFKCKACGHRWREYN; encoded by the coding sequence ATGCAATTCTGTGACGACTGCGGGTCGATGATGCAACCGGAGGGCGACGAGATGGTCTGCTCGTCCTGTGGTGCCCGCACCGGCAAGGACGAGGAGGTGGCCGCCGACTTCGTCAGCACCGAGGAACAGTCGGGCGAGGAGGTCATCGAGACCGAGGAGGGAGCGAACTTCGAGGGCAAGCCCACCGCAGACGACGCGACCTGCGAGGACTGCGGCCACGGCGTGGCCTGGTACACTATCAAGCAGACAGGGTCGGCGGACGAACCCCCGACGCGATTCTTCAAGTGCAAGGCCTGCGGGCACCGCTGGCGGGAGTACAACTGA